A genomic segment from Oncorhynchus keta strain PuntledgeMale-10-30-2019 chromosome 7, Oket_V2, whole genome shotgun sequence encodes:
- the LOC127931056 gene encoding uncharacterized protein LOC127931056 isoform X1 translates to MRDEAMAMQSLNEDDPHDPQSLEGQVQKMKNDILGLNYPEDSEVKDPLPQIELKAVTRRKVKTKRRTSANRSTVEQSTDTDAAERDFVDNQNDEDEEEVKKDPLPQMEQDAVKRNKVTTKRTKRNKAEQITDTDAGPSTSVEFSGMAVQGTSHQGQSNEKILSECVSRACQTRALDLPPINPDAFNPIIIRFLEKLTEEQWRQLSIGRMDPVMRALLAEMCLEIVRFVSEAILEVIIPAIFRFVRIYSHVSPVSVKSLTESERSSSTNLKVRKRGSSKTSRSCTAKSSFSRNGSQTVLPNTQGDGESISSEPLSDFFGITEDSLLTSVQDSFKESLNNVLCIQGEGQVDTQSLSRVIVGEVSKKVNSIISVAIQTPISGRISPVIFASGGVSSTKVVEEMVSGVSNVLQMYINGKSVEQSVVLREDGVEVDMTHLTGQVMTALSGTVLNFSNKEENDPNKRELLCVVADHMKMFESCKSSEEMLKQGESNLNIKGDKSSLRLSTQSMDRLLTEEFQTKATESIREIVKRFRGCTSCCSGTTSSSPTPRIGEIGDLMIDPEASELVSTFVSDMDNLTQSIRSSRSPAQSEQILLENHQSKIWSSTVGCYYDMKNMLKRLLTCPEKGDLSSTFVESTRDSFTMVPTLCLDFDHSSNGEADTSDSFSCKPLLITPSSMNEQKGQSETPKPFLALKKYLQDQVLLDTTKEIASQVLVLYKTEVMEKFSSSVGECDSEESLEANLFVDGIMSDLNDFTSSCSASPSELLDSEQCLSDVKVIDGVTPIHDETLKQAPSESLDSQVTCNSDSLEIQGDLQTCTNEVISQILTVYHSEESMEECLSSLKGDTEDLSKLLDAVVSQIDVLAASKSYLSVDDYAVNTQDNMHGEINNDEEEASARSLKSTAFDKLCTEEFQTKASHMAGGILRSGLIGIVNTSLNGRSADICAESSNDGDDRDVKILQKSGTPSLFTSSLHTISAASNIVISITKDLNSFTQMTKMSAASVSDQLERSLSASTLPGSVHNGANVKGNIIWPGTVNLFNNVFTKVKDFFAQQQPVLLDNVVEAPKHVETICRTATSTQMTDSEHEGSQTNMVNYSKALISQTLMTIQRRVSMSERMSTSEKGFLTRSIVGSMLEDVDMVRTDGHEIHRPSSSKSSLSITSAMTRGSQSDFTNSLPGTPVSNEWPVESYCPIIRSSVIDMSDSSTHSQGSTNYTRQTISAIVDTVMEVIPREDMEHIATADDVTSFTRRLARLSPRDGLQNFSHELTDKVYELIKSHNTPQALFVPAGKSVSDSILLKLKTELNASEESREFPSDLVYSFAKESIKRLLQQIIFWLPPPSQGSGVCQTIISDGSLQDTSRLIPSSSAISISSSQVYCDTKSLFTNIMVNQVMDTCSVASNSSVKLSELMNIINGLSPTDAGTLDSDRPALMTTSRQSSAKSLPRPSLSGSSTHNGGTVDIQVLGEVESKMDNKDLEMSSVSVHPSTPSAMDSDTHASFDSTSNDYTSLVLLLIIRLLSMITPITLLESSDIGETSRVLTKRILSEFCGTSGLEPTQAYPQNLKIEKIFKAVYKGLLQEFGSEKMLQVAMKSTDYAFDDALVKSLTRELLTKCNEASSSPHSMTQLSSHNALGSDEVGNSGLPTTGTKEKKRGRFNALCGFNPKCTQKVNKRNHCTPTPSQNQTPAISETAIVNDQESCLTESVCSTKKKPKKRSLISRMFSAIGKALSSPFTSCYKRKST, encoded by the exons ATGCGGGACGAAGCAATGGCCATGCAG AGTTTAAATGAAGATGATCCACATGATCCTCAAAGTTTGGAAGGTCAAGTCCAGAAAATGAAGAATGATATCCTGGGTTTAAACTATCCAGAAGATAGTGAAGTGAAGGATCCCCTGCCTCAGATCGAGCTGAAGGCTGTGACAAGGAGAAAAGTTAAG ACCAAGAGGAGGACCAGTGCCAACAGGTCCACAGTTGAACAGAGCACTGATACTGATGCAGCTGAGAGAGATTTTGTTGATAATCAGAATGATGAAGATGAGGAAGAGGTGAAGAAGGATCCCCTGCCTCAGATGGAGCAGGATGCCGTGAAGAGAAATAAAGTCACG ACCAAGAGGACCAAGAGAAACAAAGCGGAGCAGATCACTGATACAGATGCAG GTCCCTCTACATCTGTGGAATTCTCTGGGATGGCAGTTCAGGGGACATCTCACCAGGGACAATCTAATGAAAAGATCCTAAGTGAGTGTGTCTCCAGGGCCTGTCAGACCAGGGCCCTTGACCTCCCGCCAATCAATCCGGATGCTTTCAACCCGATTATCATCCGGTTTCTGGAAAAACTTACTGAGGA GCAATGGAGGCAGTTAAGCATTGGCAGGATGGACCCT GTGATGAGGGCATTGCTTGCAGAGATGTGCCTGGAGATTGTGCGGTTTGTATCTGAGGCCATCCTGGAGGTCATCATCCCTGCAATTTTCCGTTTTGTACGGATATACAGCCATGTGTCTCCAGTATCCGTCAAGTCTCTGACAGAATCAGAGAGATCTTCTAGCACAAACCTGAAGGTTCGCAAGAGAGGCAGCAGCAAAACCTCAAGGTCTTGCACGGCCAAATCAAGCTTCTCTCGTAATGG GTCTCAGACAGTGTTGCCAAATActcagggagatggtgagtctaTATCATCTGAGCCACTCAGTGACTTTTTTGGGATCACTGAAGATAGTCTCCTCACTAGTGTCCAGGATTCCTTCAAAGAGTCGCTGAACAATGTCCTCTGTATCCAAGGAGAGGGCCAGGTAGACACTCAAAGTCTATCCCGGGTTATTGTTGGAGAAGTGTCAAAGAAGGTCAATTCCATAATCTCTGTGGCCATCCAAACTCCCATCTCTGGGCGAATATCCCCTGTTATTTTTGCCAGTGGTGGTGTCTCCAGCACCAAGGTGGTTGAGGAGATGGTGTCTGGCGTTTCCAACGTACTTCAGATGTACATTAATGGGAAGAGTGTTGAGCAGAGTGTTGTTCTCAGAGAGGATGGTGTTGAGGTGGATATGACACATTTAACAGGACAGGTCATGACAGCACTCAGTGGCACTGTTTTGAACTTCAGCAATAAGGAGGAAAATGATCCCAACAAGAGGGAACTGCTTTGTGTTGTTGCTGACCATATGAAGATGTTTGAATCTTGTAAAAGTTCTGAGGAGATGCTAAAACAAGGAGAGAGCAACCTCAATATCAAAGGTGACAAATCTAGTCTTCGTCTGTCAACACAAAGTATGGACAGACTACTCACTGAGGAGTTTCAGACCAAGGCCACTGAATCGATCCGGGAGATCGTTAAAAGATTCAGGGGTTGTACATCATGTTGTTCTGGCACTACATCATCTAGTCCAACTCCTAGGATAGGTGAGATTGGAGACCTTATGATCGACCCTGAGGCCTCTGAGTTGGTAAGTACCTTTGTTTCAGACATGGACAATCTTACCCAGTCTATCAGGTCATCCCGCTCTCCTGCACAGAGTGAACAGATCCTTCTTGAAAACCATCAGAGTAAGATCTGGTCTTCCACTGTTGGTTGTTACTACGACATGAAAAATATGCTGAAGAGGCTTCTTACCTGTCCAGAAAAAGGGGATCTCTCAAGTACATTTGTGGAGAGCACAAGAGATTCTTTCACAATGGTTCCAACTTTGTGCCTGGACTTCGATCATTCCAGTAACGGTGAGGCTGACACATCGGACTCCTTTTCTTGTAAACCACTTTTAATAACCCCCTCATCCATGAATGAACAAAAAGGACAAAGTGAGACCCCAAAACCTTTCTTGGCTCTCAAAAAGTATTTGCAAGACCAAGTCCTCCTTGACACCACAAAAGAGATTGCCAGCCAGGTTCTAGTCTTGTATAAGACTGAGGTGATGGAGAAGTTCTCATCTTCTGTTGGAGAGTGTGATTCTGAAGAGTCTCTGGAGGCCAATCTATTTGTGGATGGCATCATGTCTGACTTGAATGATTTCACCAGTTCTTGTTCCGCCTCACCATCTGAGTTGTTAGACAGTGAACAATGTCTCTCCGATGTGAAGGTCATCGATGGTGTTACACCAATACATGACGAGACTCTCAAACAGGCTCCCAGTGAAAGTTTAGATTCTCAGGTGACTTGTAATAGTGATTCTCTTGAAATCCAAGGGGACCTTCAAACCTGTACCAATGAGGTCATTAGTCAGATCCTCACTGTGTATCACTCTGAGGAATCCATGGAGGAATGCCTCTCTAGCCTAAAAGGAGATACAGAAGACCTGTCCAAGCTTTTGGATGCCGTTGTTTCTCAGATTGACGTCCTTGCCGCCTCCAAATCATATTTATCTGTTGATGACTATGCTGTCAATACACAGGACAATATGCATGGTGAGATCAACAATGATGAAGAGGAAGCATCCGCTAGAAGTCTTAAATCCACAGCCTTTGACAAACTATGTACTGAGGAGTTTCAAACTAAAGCCTCACATATGGCTGGTGGGATCCTTCGATCAGGGTTGATTGGCATTGTAAATACCAGCCTTAATGGTAGAAGTGCAGACATTTGTGCAGAGTCcagtaatgatggtgatgatagagATGTCAAAATCCTTCAGAAGAGTGGAACTCCATCTTTATTCACCTCTTCTCTGCACACCATTTCTGCAGCATCCAACATCGTCATAAGCATCACTAAAGACCTTAATAGCTTCACCCAGATGACTAAAAtgtctgctgcttcagtgtctgaCCAGTTGGAGAGATCCCTGTCAGCTTCAACCCTTCCTGGCAGTGTTCACAACGGGGCCAATGTGAAAGGAAATATAATTTGGCCAGGCACTGTTAACCTGTTCAACAATGTGTTCACCAAGGTCAAGGACTTTTTTGCCCAGCAACAACCGGTCCTCCTAGACAATGTGGTTGAGGCCCCCAAACATGTCGAAACCATATGCAGAACAGCTACTTCTACACAAATGACGGACAGTGAACATGAGGGCAGCCAGACCAACATGGTAAATTATTCCAAAGCCTTAATTAGTCAGACTCTGATGACAATCCAGAGGAGAGTGTCTATGTCAGAGAGGATGAGCACCTCAGAGAAAGGTTTCTTGACTCGTTCCATAGTGGGCTCCATGTTGGAGGATGTTGACATGGTGAGAACTGATGGACACGAGATACACCGGCCATCCTCCTCAAAGTCCTCCCTGTCCATCACCTCTGCCATGACCAGAGGGTCCCAGAGTGATTTTACAAATTCTCTTCCAGGCACTCCAGTCTCCAATGAGTGGCCTGTTGAAAGCTATTGTCCTATCATTAGGAGTTCGGTCATTGATATGAGTGACTCCTCAACTCATTCACAAGGGTCAACAAATTACACAAGGCAAACCATCTCTGCCATAGTTGACACTGTTATGGAGGTAATTCCAAGAGAAGATATGGAACACATAGCCACTGCAGATGATGTCACTTCTTTTACAAGAAGACTTGCGAGACTCAGCCCCAGGGACGGTCTTCAGAACTTCTCACATGAGCTCACTGACAAAGTTTATGAGCTCATAAAAAGTCACAACACCCCCCAGGCTCTTTTTGTGCCAGCTGGCAAGAGCGTGTCTGACTCTATTCTTTTGAAGCTGAAGACAGAATTGAATGCTTCTGAAGAATCCAGGGAGTTTCCATCTGACCTTGTGTACTCCTTCGCTAAGGAGTCAATAAAACGTCTGCTACAGCAGATTATCTTCTGGCTTCCTCCACCATCACAAGGATCCGGTGTCTGCCAAACTATCATCTCTGATGGTTCTCTGCAGGACACAAGTCGGCTTATCCCGAGCTCTTCTGCCATCTCCATTAGTTCCTCACAGGTTTACTGTGACACAAAGAGCCTTTTCACCAATATAATGGTCAATCAGGTCATGGATACCTGTTCTGTGGCCTCAAATTCATCAGTAAAATTATCAGAGTTGATGAACATAATCAATGGGTTGTCCCCAACTGATGCTGGAACACTTGACTCTGACAGACCGGCTCTCATGACCACTAGCCGTCAGTCTAGTGCCAAATCATTGCCtagaccctctctgtctggcAGCAGCACACACAACGGTGGAACTGTGGATATTCAAGTTTTAGGAGAGGTGGAATCCAAGATGGACAACAAAGATCTGGAGATGTCTAGTGTCTCTGTGCATCCATCAACTCCATCAGCCATGGACTCCGATACACATGCCTCATTTGACTCCACTAGCAATGACTACACCTCTTTGGTACTTTTACTGATTATTAGATTGCTGTCAATGATCACCCCTATCACATTACTGGAATCCTCTGACATTGGTGAAACATCAAGAGTTCTCACAAAGAGGATTCTGTCTGAGTTCTGTGGCACCTCAGGCCTTGAACCAACTCAAGCCTACCCCCAGAATCTGAAAATCGAAAAGATTTTCAAGGCTGTCTACAAGGGGCTTCTTCAAGAATTTGGGTCAGAGAAGATGCTCCAGGTTGCAATGAAGTCAACGGATTATGCATTTGACGATGCCCTGGTCAAATCATTAACTAGGGAACTGCTAACTAAATGCAATGAGGCTAGCTCTTCACCTCACTCCATGACCCAGTTGTCATCACACAATGCACTTGGCAGTGACGAGGTAGGTAATTCTGGGCTTCCAACAACTGGTACAAAggaaaagaagagaggaagatTCAACGCTCTCTGTGGATTCAACCCAAAG TGTACACAGAAGGTCAACAAGAGGAACCACTGCACTCCAACACCTTCCCAGAACCAGACCCCTGCTATCAGTGAAACAG CAATTGTCAATGATCAAGAATCCTGCCTTACAGAGAGTGTATGCTCCACCAAGAAGAAACCAAAGAAGCGTTCGCTCATTTCTAGGATGTTTTCAGCTATAGGCAAAGCCTTGTCCAGTCCCTTTACTTCCTGCTATAAAAGGAAGAGCACCTAA
- the LOC127931056 gene encoding uncharacterized protein LOC127931056 isoform X2, with product MPLPVKSLNEDDPHDPQSLEGQVQKMKNDILGLNYPEDSEVKDPLPQIELKAVTRRKVKTKRRTSANRSTVEQSTDTDAAERDFVDNQNDEDEEEVKKDPLPQMEQDAVKRNKVTTKRTKRNKAEQITDTDAGPSTSVEFSGMAVQGTSHQGQSNEKILSECVSRACQTRALDLPPINPDAFNPIIIRFLEKLTEEQWRQLSIGRMDPVMRALLAEMCLEIVRFVSEAILEVIIPAIFRFVRIYSHVSPVSVKSLTESERSSSTNLKVRKRGSSKTSRSCTAKSSFSRNGSQTVLPNTQGDGESISSEPLSDFFGITEDSLLTSVQDSFKESLNNVLCIQGEGQVDTQSLSRVIVGEVSKKVNSIISVAIQTPISGRISPVIFASGGVSSTKVVEEMVSGVSNVLQMYINGKSVEQSVVLREDGVEVDMTHLTGQVMTALSGTVLNFSNKEENDPNKRELLCVVADHMKMFESCKSSEEMLKQGESNLNIKGDKSSLRLSTQSMDRLLTEEFQTKATESIREIVKRFRGCTSCCSGTTSSSPTPRIGEIGDLMIDPEASELVSTFVSDMDNLTQSIRSSRSPAQSEQILLENHQSKIWSSTVGCYYDMKNMLKRLLTCPEKGDLSSTFVESTRDSFTMVPTLCLDFDHSSNGEADTSDSFSCKPLLITPSSMNEQKGQSETPKPFLALKKYLQDQVLLDTTKEIASQVLVLYKTEVMEKFSSSVGECDSEESLEANLFVDGIMSDLNDFTSSCSASPSELLDSEQCLSDVKVIDGVTPIHDETLKQAPSESLDSQVTCNSDSLEIQGDLQTCTNEVISQILTVYHSEESMEECLSSLKGDTEDLSKLLDAVVSQIDVLAASKSYLSVDDYAVNTQDNMHGEINNDEEEASARSLKSTAFDKLCTEEFQTKASHMAGGILRSGLIGIVNTSLNGRSADICAESSNDGDDRDVKILQKSGTPSLFTSSLHTISAASNIVISITKDLNSFTQMTKMSAASVSDQLERSLSASTLPGSVHNGANVKGNIIWPGTVNLFNNVFTKVKDFFAQQQPVLLDNVVEAPKHVETICRTATSTQMTDSEHEGSQTNMVNYSKALISQTLMTIQRRVSMSERMSTSEKGFLTRSIVGSMLEDVDMVRTDGHEIHRPSSSKSSLSITSAMTRGSQSDFTNSLPGTPVSNEWPVESYCPIIRSSVIDMSDSSTHSQGSTNYTRQTISAIVDTVMEVIPREDMEHIATADDVTSFTRRLARLSPRDGLQNFSHELTDKVYELIKSHNTPQALFVPAGKSVSDSILLKLKTELNASEESREFPSDLVYSFAKESIKRLLQQIIFWLPPPSQGSGVCQTIISDGSLQDTSRLIPSSSAISISSSQVYCDTKSLFTNIMVNQVMDTCSVASNSSVKLSELMNIINGLSPTDAGTLDSDRPALMTTSRQSSAKSLPRPSLSGSSTHNGGTVDIQVLGEVESKMDNKDLEMSSVSVHPSTPSAMDSDTHASFDSTSNDYTSLVLLLIIRLLSMITPITLLESSDIGETSRVLTKRILSEFCGTSGLEPTQAYPQNLKIEKIFKAVYKGLLQEFGSEKMLQVAMKSTDYAFDDALVKSLTRELLTKCNEASSSPHSMTQLSSHNALGSDEVGNSGLPTTGTKEKKRGRFNALCGFNPKCTQKVNKRNHCTPTPSQNQTPAISETAIVNDQESCLTESVCSTKKKPKKRSLISRMFSAIGKALSSPFTSCYKRKST from the exons atgcccctaccagttaag AGTTTAAATGAAGATGATCCACATGATCCTCAAAGTTTGGAAGGTCAAGTCCAGAAAATGAAGAATGATATCCTGGGTTTAAACTATCCAGAAGATAGTGAAGTGAAGGATCCCCTGCCTCAGATCGAGCTGAAGGCTGTGACAAGGAGAAAAGTTAAG ACCAAGAGGAGGACCAGTGCCAACAGGTCCACAGTTGAACAGAGCACTGATACTGATGCAGCTGAGAGAGATTTTGTTGATAATCAGAATGATGAAGATGAGGAAGAGGTGAAGAAGGATCCCCTGCCTCAGATGGAGCAGGATGCCGTGAAGAGAAATAAAGTCACG ACCAAGAGGACCAAGAGAAACAAAGCGGAGCAGATCACTGATACAGATGCAG GTCCCTCTACATCTGTGGAATTCTCTGGGATGGCAGTTCAGGGGACATCTCACCAGGGACAATCTAATGAAAAGATCCTAAGTGAGTGTGTCTCCAGGGCCTGTCAGACCAGGGCCCTTGACCTCCCGCCAATCAATCCGGATGCTTTCAACCCGATTATCATCCGGTTTCTGGAAAAACTTACTGAGGA GCAATGGAGGCAGTTAAGCATTGGCAGGATGGACCCT GTGATGAGGGCATTGCTTGCAGAGATGTGCCTGGAGATTGTGCGGTTTGTATCTGAGGCCATCCTGGAGGTCATCATCCCTGCAATTTTCCGTTTTGTACGGATATACAGCCATGTGTCTCCAGTATCCGTCAAGTCTCTGACAGAATCAGAGAGATCTTCTAGCACAAACCTGAAGGTTCGCAAGAGAGGCAGCAGCAAAACCTCAAGGTCTTGCACGGCCAAATCAAGCTTCTCTCGTAATGG GTCTCAGACAGTGTTGCCAAATActcagggagatggtgagtctaTATCATCTGAGCCACTCAGTGACTTTTTTGGGATCACTGAAGATAGTCTCCTCACTAGTGTCCAGGATTCCTTCAAAGAGTCGCTGAACAATGTCCTCTGTATCCAAGGAGAGGGCCAGGTAGACACTCAAAGTCTATCCCGGGTTATTGTTGGAGAAGTGTCAAAGAAGGTCAATTCCATAATCTCTGTGGCCATCCAAACTCCCATCTCTGGGCGAATATCCCCTGTTATTTTTGCCAGTGGTGGTGTCTCCAGCACCAAGGTGGTTGAGGAGATGGTGTCTGGCGTTTCCAACGTACTTCAGATGTACATTAATGGGAAGAGTGTTGAGCAGAGTGTTGTTCTCAGAGAGGATGGTGTTGAGGTGGATATGACACATTTAACAGGACAGGTCATGACAGCACTCAGTGGCACTGTTTTGAACTTCAGCAATAAGGAGGAAAATGATCCCAACAAGAGGGAACTGCTTTGTGTTGTTGCTGACCATATGAAGATGTTTGAATCTTGTAAAAGTTCTGAGGAGATGCTAAAACAAGGAGAGAGCAACCTCAATATCAAAGGTGACAAATCTAGTCTTCGTCTGTCAACACAAAGTATGGACAGACTACTCACTGAGGAGTTTCAGACCAAGGCCACTGAATCGATCCGGGAGATCGTTAAAAGATTCAGGGGTTGTACATCATGTTGTTCTGGCACTACATCATCTAGTCCAACTCCTAGGATAGGTGAGATTGGAGACCTTATGATCGACCCTGAGGCCTCTGAGTTGGTAAGTACCTTTGTTTCAGACATGGACAATCTTACCCAGTCTATCAGGTCATCCCGCTCTCCTGCACAGAGTGAACAGATCCTTCTTGAAAACCATCAGAGTAAGATCTGGTCTTCCACTGTTGGTTGTTACTACGACATGAAAAATATGCTGAAGAGGCTTCTTACCTGTCCAGAAAAAGGGGATCTCTCAAGTACATTTGTGGAGAGCACAAGAGATTCTTTCACAATGGTTCCAACTTTGTGCCTGGACTTCGATCATTCCAGTAACGGTGAGGCTGACACATCGGACTCCTTTTCTTGTAAACCACTTTTAATAACCCCCTCATCCATGAATGAACAAAAAGGACAAAGTGAGACCCCAAAACCTTTCTTGGCTCTCAAAAAGTATTTGCAAGACCAAGTCCTCCTTGACACCACAAAAGAGATTGCCAGCCAGGTTCTAGTCTTGTATAAGACTGAGGTGATGGAGAAGTTCTCATCTTCTGTTGGAGAGTGTGATTCTGAAGAGTCTCTGGAGGCCAATCTATTTGTGGATGGCATCATGTCTGACTTGAATGATTTCACCAGTTCTTGTTCCGCCTCACCATCTGAGTTGTTAGACAGTGAACAATGTCTCTCCGATGTGAAGGTCATCGATGGTGTTACACCAATACATGACGAGACTCTCAAACAGGCTCCCAGTGAAAGTTTAGATTCTCAGGTGACTTGTAATAGTGATTCTCTTGAAATCCAAGGGGACCTTCAAACCTGTACCAATGAGGTCATTAGTCAGATCCTCACTGTGTATCACTCTGAGGAATCCATGGAGGAATGCCTCTCTAGCCTAAAAGGAGATACAGAAGACCTGTCCAAGCTTTTGGATGCCGTTGTTTCTCAGATTGACGTCCTTGCCGCCTCCAAATCATATTTATCTGTTGATGACTATGCTGTCAATACACAGGACAATATGCATGGTGAGATCAACAATGATGAAGAGGAAGCATCCGCTAGAAGTCTTAAATCCACAGCCTTTGACAAACTATGTACTGAGGAGTTTCAAACTAAAGCCTCACATATGGCTGGTGGGATCCTTCGATCAGGGTTGATTGGCATTGTAAATACCAGCCTTAATGGTAGAAGTGCAGACATTTGTGCAGAGTCcagtaatgatggtgatgatagagATGTCAAAATCCTTCAGAAGAGTGGAACTCCATCTTTATTCACCTCTTCTCTGCACACCATTTCTGCAGCATCCAACATCGTCATAAGCATCACTAAAGACCTTAATAGCTTCACCCAGATGACTAAAAtgtctgctgcttcagtgtctgaCCAGTTGGAGAGATCCCTGTCAGCTTCAACCCTTCCTGGCAGTGTTCACAACGGGGCCAATGTGAAAGGAAATATAATTTGGCCAGGCACTGTTAACCTGTTCAACAATGTGTTCACCAAGGTCAAGGACTTTTTTGCCCAGCAACAACCGGTCCTCCTAGACAATGTGGTTGAGGCCCCCAAACATGTCGAAACCATATGCAGAACAGCTACTTCTACACAAATGACGGACAGTGAACATGAGGGCAGCCAGACCAACATGGTAAATTATTCCAAAGCCTTAATTAGTCAGACTCTGATGACAATCCAGAGGAGAGTGTCTATGTCAGAGAGGATGAGCACCTCAGAGAAAGGTTTCTTGACTCGTTCCATAGTGGGCTCCATGTTGGAGGATGTTGACATGGTGAGAACTGATGGACACGAGATACACCGGCCATCCTCCTCAAAGTCCTCCCTGTCCATCACCTCTGCCATGACCAGAGGGTCCCAGAGTGATTTTACAAATTCTCTTCCAGGCACTCCAGTCTCCAATGAGTGGCCTGTTGAAAGCTATTGTCCTATCATTAGGAGTTCGGTCATTGATATGAGTGACTCCTCAACTCATTCACAAGGGTCAACAAATTACACAAGGCAAACCATCTCTGCCATAGTTGACACTGTTATGGAGGTAATTCCAAGAGAAGATATGGAACACATAGCCACTGCAGATGATGTCACTTCTTTTACAAGAAGACTTGCGAGACTCAGCCCCAGGGACGGTCTTCAGAACTTCTCACATGAGCTCACTGACAAAGTTTATGAGCTCATAAAAAGTCACAACACCCCCCAGGCTCTTTTTGTGCCAGCTGGCAAGAGCGTGTCTGACTCTATTCTTTTGAAGCTGAAGACAGAATTGAATGCTTCTGAAGAATCCAGGGAGTTTCCATCTGACCTTGTGTACTCCTTCGCTAAGGAGTCAATAAAACGTCTGCTACAGCAGATTATCTTCTGGCTTCCTCCACCATCACAAGGATCCGGTGTCTGCCAAACTATCATCTCTGATGGTTCTCTGCAGGACACAAGTCGGCTTATCCCGAGCTCTTCTGCCATCTCCATTAGTTCCTCACAGGTTTACTGTGACACAAAGAGCCTTTTCACCAATATAATGGTCAATCAGGTCATGGATACCTGTTCTGTGGCCTCAAATTCATCAGTAAAATTATCAGAGTTGATGAACATAATCAATGGGTTGTCCCCAACTGATGCTGGAACACTTGACTCTGACAGACCGGCTCTCATGACCACTAGCCGTCAGTCTAGTGCCAAATCATTGCCtagaccctctctgtctggcAGCAGCACACACAACGGTGGAACTGTGGATATTCAAGTTTTAGGAGAGGTGGAATCCAAGATGGACAACAAAGATCTGGAGATGTCTAGTGTCTCTGTGCATCCATCAACTCCATCAGCCATGGACTCCGATACACATGCCTCATTTGACTCCACTAGCAATGACTACACCTCTTTGGTACTTTTACTGATTATTAGATTGCTGTCAATGATCACCCCTATCACATTACTGGAATCCTCTGACATTGGTGAAACATCAAGAGTTCTCACAAAGAGGATTCTGTCTGAGTTCTGTGGCACCTCAGGCCTTGAACCAACTCAAGCCTACCCCCAGAATCTGAAAATCGAAAAGATTTTCAAGGCTGTCTACAAGGGGCTTCTTCAAGAATTTGGGTCAGAGAAGATGCTCCAGGTTGCAATGAAGTCAACGGATTATGCATTTGACGATGCCCTGGTCAAATCATTAACTAGGGAACTGCTAACTAAATGCAATGAGGCTAGCTCTTCACCTCACTCCATGACCCAGTTGTCATCACACAATGCACTTGGCAGTGACGAGGTAGGTAATTCTGGGCTTCCAACAACTGGTACAAAggaaaagaagagaggaagatTCAACGCTCTCTGTGGATTCAACCCAAAG TGTACACAGAAGGTCAACAAGAGGAACCACTGCACTCCAACACCTTCCCAGAACCAGACCCCTGCTATCAGTGAAACAG CAATTGTCAATGATCAAGAATCCTGCCTTACAGAGAGTGTATGCTCCACCAAGAAGAAACCAAAGAAGCGTTCGCTCATTTCTAGGATGTTTTCAGCTATAGGCAAAGCCTTGTCCAGTCCCTTTACTTCCTGCTATAAAAGGAAGAGCACCTAA